From Alloacidobacterium dinghuense:
CCTCGGCGCAGGGTTCAAGATTGCGGCGCTCGATCTTGAATTGCGCGGCGCTGGCAACATGCTCGGCGGCGAGCAGAGCGGCCACATCGAAGCCGTCGGCTTTGAAATGTACACCGGCATGCTCGAGGAAGCCGTGGCCAAACTAAAGGGCGAAGAGCGCGTCGAGGTTCCAGTGACGCAGCTGAATCTTGGTATCAGCCTGCGGATCGACGAGAGTTACATTACCGAAGAGAATCAGCGGCTGCGCATCTACAAGCGCATTGCCGGGGCGCAGACCGAGGGTGCCGTGGCCGACGTTCAGGCCGAGCTTGAAGACCGCTACGGCCCGCTGCCCGACGGGGTAAAGCTTCTGCTTGAAGCAGCGCTGCTCCGCGCCGAGTGCGAGCGCGTCGGAGTAGCTCAGATTGATCGCAAGCGCGACCAGCTGCATATTCGCTTTACTGAGCAAGCCAACGTCGACCCTGGCCGGCTGATGAAGTTGGTGGCGAAGAATGCCAAGCGCGGCGCGCAGTTTACGCCGCAGGGAGTTTTGCGGTATCCGCTGTCACAAACCAGGCCCGATGAAGTGCTGATGGAAATACGTTTGCTGCTGGATGAGCTGATGGTGGAACCGGTGGCAGCAAAATGAGATCATTCGTAGTCACAAATTGAAATGAGGCTGCAGTGAGCAAGAAACTAGTTTTCCTTTCGTTAGCTTTTGGAGGCGTGATGGCCGCAACCGTTGCAGCACAGACGCTGGATGTCAATGCCAAATTCCGCGATCTTGCCGATCAGTACTTTGAACGCGCGACCTTTGCCTATAACCCCACATTCGGCACGATGGCGGGGCTGCACCAGTACGACTCGAAGCTCGAGAACTACAGCCATGCCACGGTCGATGCGCAAATTGCAACGCTTGAGGATTTCGAGAAGAAGTTCGACGATTTGCCGGCGTTCCAGATGGATACTTCTACTCAGGCCGACCGCGAACTGGTGCTCGACGATATTCGCAGCAAGCTGCTCACGCTGCAGACCATCAAGCCATGGGAGAAGAACCCTGACAACTATTCAAGCGGCATCACCAACAGCGCGTTCGTTCTGATGGAGCGCAATTTTGCACCGTCGGACGAAAGACTCCGATCTCTGATTGCTCGCGAAAAGCAAATGCCCGCAGTTTTTGCCGCAGCGCGGCAGAACCTGAAGAATCCTCCCCACATCTACACAGAGATCGCTCTCGAACAGCTGCCGGGCATCATCAGCTTCTTCGAAAGCGATGTGCCAGAGGCATTCAAGGACGCAACCGATCCGGCAACTAAGGCCGAATTCAAAAAGACGAATGCCGGAGTGATCGCTGCGCTCAAGAGCTACGAATCATGGCTGAAGCAGGACCTGTTGCCGCGCTCGAATGGCGATTTTCGCCTGGGCGCCGAGACCTTCTCAAAGAAGCTTGAATATGACGAGATGGTCGATACGCCGCTGTCGAAGCTGCTCGACATCGCCTACGACGACATGCACAAAAACCAGGCAGAGTTTGCGCGTGTAGGCAAAGAGGTAGACCCTTCGAAGACACCACAGGAAGTGGTGGAGGAACTCGGGTCGATTCATCCGGCTCCCGATCAGCTGCTGCAGACCTTCCGCGACACGTTCAGCGGACTGATCGCATTCATCCAGACAAACCGCATCATCACCATTCCTTCTGATGTGCGGCCAACGCTCGAAGAAACTCCGCCGTTCATGCGGGCGACGACGCAGGCGTCGATGGATCCGCCGGGACCATTCGAGACGCACTCGACCACGGCATACTTCAACGTTACATTGCCGGAAAAGGGCTGGACCGCGGAACATATCGCTGAGCACATGGCCGCCTTTAACGTTGGAACGGTCATCAGCACGTCCGTGCATGAGGCTTATCCGGGGCACTACGTGCAGTTTCTTTGGACCAATTACGCGCCGTTGAGCAAGGTACGAAAGTTGATCGGCGCTAACACGAATATCGAAGGCTGGGCCCATTATTGCGAGCAGATGATGCTGGATGCGGGCTATGGACAGCCGGGCACTGGCGCGAAGGACGAGCGCGAGGCGCACCTGATTCGGCTGGGCCAGTTGCAGGATGCGCTGCTGCGCGACGCGCGCTTCATCGTCGGCATCAAGATGCATACCGGCGAAATCACCTTCGATCAGGCCGTCGACTTTTTCGTGAAGGAAGGCTATCAGTCAAGGTCTGTGGGAACGGTCGAGACAAAGCGCGGCACCGCGGACCCGACCTACCTTTACTACACACTTGGCAAGCTGCAGATTATGAAACTGCGCGCCGATCTCGAAAAGAAGCAGGGCTCAGACTTCTCGCTGCAGAGATTCCATGACAACTTTATGCGGCAAGGAGGGGCTCCGATCAAGATTGTGCGACAGGCATTATTGGGCGATAATTCGCCAACACTCTGAAGCATAAATCTGCATCATACTTCGGTGGCATTTGCCACGCCCACGAACTGCACATTTCGATTAGAAAGAAGCAACGAAGCGAATGAACAAGAAGGTGCGAAAGGCAGTATTCCCGGCTGCGGGTCTTGGAACCCGTTTTCTTCCAGCCACCAAGGCCATTCCTAAAGAAATGCTGGCGCTCGTCG
This genomic window contains:
- a CDS encoding DUF885 domain-containing protein, with amino-acid sequence MAATVAAQTLDVNAKFRDLADQYFERATFAYNPTFGTMAGLHQYDSKLENYSHATVDAQIATLEDFEKKFDDLPAFQMDTSTQADRELVLDDIRSKLLTLQTIKPWEKNPDNYSSGITNSAFVLMERNFAPSDERLRSLIAREKQMPAVFAAARQNLKNPPHIYTEIALEQLPGIISFFESDVPEAFKDATDPATKAEFKKTNAGVIAALKSYESWLKQDLLPRSNGDFRLGAETFSKKLEYDEMVDTPLSKLLDIAYDDMHKNQAEFARVGKEVDPSKTPQEVVEELGSIHPAPDQLLQTFRDTFSGLIAFIQTNRIITIPSDVRPTLEETPPFMRATTQASMDPPGPFETHSTTAYFNVTLPEKGWTAEHIAEHMAAFNVGTVISTSVHEAYPGHYVQFLWTNYAPLSKVRKLIGANTNIEGWAHYCEQMMLDAGYGQPGTGAKDEREAHLIRLGQLQDALLRDARFIVGIKMHTGEITFDQAVDFFVKEGYQSRSVGTVETKRGTADPTYLYYTLGKLQIMKLRADLEKKQGSDFSLQRFHDNFMRQGGAPIKIVRQALLGDNSPTL